In bacterium, one genomic interval encodes:
- a CDS encoding glycosyltransferase, with amino-acid sequence MKIAYLSTFYPFRGGIAQFNASLYRTFEKQHTVQAFTFTRQYPDLLFPGKSQYVTPDDHADPIPSRALLDTVNPLSYRRTALELAAFAPDMLVMKFWMPFFAPSLGYVAGYLRRRGTKVITVLDNVIPHEKRPGDMALIRYFLRRNSGFVAMSKTVEQDLLALMPDARYTLKAHPLYDHYGPAIARDEACAKLGIPKNKKTILFFGFIRDYKGLDLLIRSVARLSESHHLIIAGEVYGSFDKYQALINELGLQNRISLFTRYVDDAEVPLFFSAAQCCVLPYRSATQSGIVQIAYHYHLPVLVTDVGGLSEMVSGGQTGAIIPQAEPESIAAAISDYFDKGYYEAMSQAIAGRRAEYSWQGFAVAIEKLYAQVSG; translated from the coding sequence ATGAAAATTGCTTATCTGTCCACGTTTTATCCCTTTCGCGGCGGGATTGCTCAGTTTAATGCATCGCTGTACCGCACGTTTGAAAAACAACACACTGTTCAGGCTTTTACCTTTACGCGTCAATATCCCGATCTTCTTTTTCCCGGCAAAAGCCAATACGTAACTCCCGATGATCACGCCGATCCGATACCGTCCCGTGCGCTATTGGATACCGTCAATCCACTCTCGTATCGTCGCACGGCATTAGAATTAGCCGCGTTTGCTCCGGATATGCTGGTGATGAAGTTTTGGATGCCATTTTTTGCACCATCGTTAGGTTATGTGGCGGGTTATCTTCGCCGACGCGGCACCAAAGTGATAACCGTGCTTGATAATGTTATCCCGCATGAAAAGCGACCGGGGGACATGGCATTGATTCGTTATTTTCTCCGTCGCAATAGCGGCTTCGTTGCGATGAGCAAAACGGTCGAACAGGATTTATTGGCATTGATGCCTGACGCACGATACACGCTCAAAGCGCACCCGCTGTACGATCATTACGGTCCGGCTATCGCCCGTGATGAAGCGTGTGCGAAGCTGGGTATTCCGAAAAACAAAAAAACTATTCTTTTTTTTGGTTTTATCCGCGATTACAAAGGACTAGATCTTTTGATCCGTTCCGTTGCGCGATTGAGTGAATCGCATCATCTGATCATAGCCGGCGAAGTGTATGGAAGCTTCGATAAATATCAGGCTTTGATCAATGAATTAGGGTTACAAAATCGCATTTCACTGTTTACCCGTTATGTTGACGATGCCGAAGTGCCGTTGTTTTTTTCCGCGGCACAGTGCTGTGTATTGCCTTACCGTTCCGCAACTCAGAGCGGCATTGTGCAAATCGCGTATCATTATCACCTGCCCGTATTAGTTACCGATGTCGGTGGTTTATCGGAAATGGTGTCCGGCGGTCAGACAGGTGCGATCATTCCGCAAGCAGAACCGGAATCCATAGCAGCAGCAATTTCAGACTATTTTGATAAGGGATATTATGAAGCCATGTCACAAGCGATAGCTGGTCGGCGTGCGGAGTATTCATGGCAAGGATTTGCAGTCGCGATAGAAAAGCTATATGCGCAGGTTTCCGGATAG
- a CDS encoding TonB-dependent receptor, with amino-acid sequence MQSAVYSQSAASLSGIVRDSDTREPMIGAYLKLAGTSLGAVSDREGRFRISGIASGSYTLKVSYLGYTTYEKEITVAAGDHTKMEILLKAGSIELSGSEVYGMREGQAKALNLQKNADNQQVVTSSEIIKLFPDPNISEALQRMPGVAVLRDQGEGRYVFLRGLEPKYSSVKINGQPVPSPEGDIRQVSLDVISSSMVSRIEVSKTLTPDMDADAVAGAINLVTKNALDFDQQMWQVSAGTGRNMLEGKPLANFDITYGNRFGEEKRLGVFVNAMGYYTHRNSDDMERVWGERAFNGKNHYFMNEFELRDYNAIRKRLSFNAATDYRFSETSDIHFGAVHNYFRDDEIRRRLRIKLSEGSAAVRARRFKFVSDSSVTMDSAVVERETKDWALTRSLTSFQMSGHAQWADMDWTYSAALSRATEAIPDRFDFTTRQTDVNLKYDMTNRQFPKFAFLSGDPYDPALFKLKNFEVQEYDITEWDRIAELNIRKSLRILSNGDYVQSGAKVRSKAKERNDEHNRATIANPNAPPFMNFFAESDEDINFLYSRYRFGTSADPSLIRRWADTVNLQNSAAYSADNNFITNYKAAEKIVAVYGLSKIYSGSWEFLAGVRMEKTYIDYDGIKVVQNGNRIRSTQQGYPDTLHPAGYPIDTISLNGKHEYYQLFPSVNIKYSMSDRFVMRGAISRAIFRADYFDLIPYEVFDYQNLTIARGNTYLRPTTSWNFDLSADYYFQNAGIIAGGVYYKYIDDFIYQRQYIDSTNIQDGVPWIVNQKQNGKAAKLFGAEFNWQQTFTFLPPNFDGLGIYLNYAYTHSQAYYPQRPGNKNTLPGQPNHVGNFALTYEKKGFAARVAWNYSGPYVLTVSDSVDTDFDTYVDRHLQLDISASQKLTKHIRIYLELNNLTNEPYREYVGSRKRLRQQEYYSWWGKLGAEYTF; translated from the coding sequence GTGCAGTCCGCGGTTTATTCGCAGTCGGCGGCTTCTCTTAGCGGTATTGTGCGGGATAGCGATACGCGCGAACCGATGATCGGCGCGTATTTGAAATTGGCAGGTACTTCTTTGGGTGCCGTATCCGATAGGGAGGGACGTTTTCGTATCAGCGGTATTGCATCGGGGTCATACACACTCAAAGTTTCATATCTCGGCTATACAACTTACGAAAAAGAAATCACTGTAGCTGCCGGTGATCATACTAAGATGGAAATTTTGCTTAAGGCCGGCAGTATCGAATTGTCCGGTAGTGAAGTGTATGGTATGCGCGAAGGTCAAGCGAAAGCATTAAATCTTCAAAAAAATGCAGACAATCAGCAAGTTGTTACTTCGTCGGAGATTATCAAACTTTTTCCGGACCCCAATATTTCCGAGGCTTTGCAACGCATGCCGGGCGTAGCCGTACTGCGTGATCAAGGCGAAGGGCGTTATGTTTTTTTACGCGGATTAGAACCTAAATATTCGTCTGTCAAAATTAACGGTCAACCGGTGCCTTCGCCGGAGGGCGATATTCGCCAGGTTAGTTTGGATGTAATTTCTTCGAGCATGGTATCCCGTATTGAAGTTTCCAAAACGCTCACGCCGGACATGGATGCCGATGCCGTCGCCGGTGCGATCAATCTGGTTACAAAAAATGCGTTGGATTTTGATCAACAAATGTGGCAAGTGTCCGCCGGAACAGGTCGTAATATGCTTGAAGGCAAACCTCTGGCCAATTTTGATATAACCTACGGCAACCGTTTCGGGGAAGAAAAAAGGTTGGGCGTGTTTGTCAATGCGATGGGTTATTACACGCATCGCAATTCCGATGACATGGAACGCGTTTGGGGTGAACGCGCTTTCAATGGTAAAAATCACTACTTCATGAATGAATTTGAACTCAGAGACTATAATGCAATACGGAAAAGGTTAAGCTTCAATGCCGCGACCGATTATCGTTTTTCGGAAACGAGCGATATACACTTTGGGGCCGTACATAATTATTTTAGAGATGACGAGATACGTCGTCGTTTGCGAATTAAACTGAGCGAAGGTTCTGCTGCCGTTCGTGCACGACGTTTTAAATTTGTGTCGGATTCATCGGTAACTATGGATTCGGCCGTCGTAGAGAGAGAGACCAAAGATTGGGCGTTGACCCGAAGCCTTACGAGTTTTCAGATGAGTGGTCACGCACAGTGGGCAGATATGGACTGGACATACAGTGCCGCTTTATCGCGCGCAACAGAAGCGATTCCGGATCGCTTTGATTTCACCACCCGTCAGACGGATGTCAATCTTAAATACGACATGACGAACCGTCAATTTCCAAAGTTCGCGTTTCTTTCCGGCGATCCTTATGACCCGGCCCTTTTCAAACTTAAGAACTTTGAAGTGCAAGAATACGACATTACGGAATGGGATCGTATTGCTGAGCTGAATATTCGCAAGTCTTTGAGAATATTGTCGAACGGCGATTATGTCCAGTCCGGTGCAAAAGTGAGGTCCAAGGCAAAAGAACGGAATGATGAACACAATCGTGCAACGATAGCGAATCCCAATGCTCCACCATTCATGAATTTTTTTGCGGAATCGGATGAAGACATAAATTTTCTTTATTCGCGATACCGATTCGGCACGTCAGCGGATCCTTCGCTCATTCGGCGTTGGGCCGACACAGTCAACTTGCAGAATAGCGCAGCGTATTCGGCCGATAATAATTTTATTACAAACTACAAAGCGGCTGAAAAAATTGTCGCCGTTTATGGACTGTCAAAAATATATTCCGGTTCTTGGGAATTTTTAGCAGGCGTGCGTATGGAAAAAACCTACATTGATTACGACGGTATAAAGGTGGTGCAAAACGGAAACAGGATTCGATCTACACAACAAGGGTATCCTGACACACTTCATCCTGCCGGTTATCCGATCGATACGATAAGCCTAAACGGTAAACATGAATATTATCAATTGTTTCCGTCGGTCAACATAAAGTATTCGATGTCGGATAGGTTTGTTATGCGCGGTGCGATCAGTCGGGCTATTTTTAGAGCTGATTATTTTGATCTTATTCCCTACGAAGTCTTTGATTATCAAAATTTAACTATCGCAAGGGGCAATACATACCTCCGCCCCACGACTTCATGGAATTTTGATTTGTCTGCCGATTACTATTTTCAGAATGCGGGAATTATAGCCGGCGGAGTATACTATAAATATATCGATGACTTCATTTATCAACGGCAATATATTGATAGCACGAATATTCAAGACGGTGTCCCGTGGATCGTGAATCAAAAACAAAATGGTAAAGCGGCTAAACTTTTTGGCGCTGAATTTAATTGGCAGCAAACATTTACTTTTTTACCTCCCAATTTTGACGGGCTTGGCATTTATTTGAACTATGCCTATACGCATTCGCAAGCCTACTATCCGCAAAGGCCGGGTAATAAAAATACGTTGCCGGGTCAGCCTAATCATGTGGGCAATTTTGCTTTGACTTACGAGAAAAAAGGATTTGCCGCGCGCGTAGCGTGGAATTATAGCGGGCCTTATGTGTTAACGGTTTCCGATTCGGTAGATACGGATTTTGATACGTACGTGGATCGGCATTTGCAGTTGGATATTTCCGCTTCCCAGAAATTGACCAAACATATTCGTATTTACCTTGAGCTCAACAACCTGACCAATGAACCGTATCGTGAGTACGTCGGTTCCCGTAAACGGTTACGCCAGCAGGAATATTATTCGTGGTGGGGCAAATTGGGTGCGGAATATACTTTTTAA
- the msrA gene encoding peptide-methionine (S)-S-oxide reductase MsrA → MSLYSLLSMLFIIGCSKEHDNSTEILRSTMRKEPMITNQAAVDTATFGAGCFWCVEAVFQRTKGVLSVKSGYSGGHVDNPTYQQVCNGNTGHAEVIQLTFDPKTVSFVELLEVFFGTHDPTTLNRQGADEGTQYRSAIFYHSDDQRRFAEDIKQKLDASGAFKSPIVTEISAFKKFYSAEDYHQNYFNDNGNAPYCAYVIKPKLEKFRKVFKDKLKSE, encoded by the coding sequence ATGAGTTTATACTCTTTATTGAGTATGTTGTTTATCATCGGTTGCAGTAAAGAACATGATAATTCAACCGAAATTTTACGTTCAACCATGAGGAAGGAACCTATGATAACTAATCAAGCGGCGGTAGATACTGCGACATTTGGCGCCGGTTGCTTTTGGTGCGTGGAAGCAGTATTTCAGCGAACCAAAGGTGTATTGTCCGTCAAGTCCGGTTATAGCGGAGGGCATGTGGACAACCCGACATATCAACAAGTCTGCAACGGTAATACCGGCCATGCGGAAGTCATCCAATTGACATTTGATCCTAAAACCGTTTCGTTTGTCGAATTGCTTGAAGTTTTTTTCGGCACCCACGATCCGACCACGCTCAACCGTCAAGGCGCGGATGAAGGAACGCAGTATCGCTCTGCTATTTTTTATCACAGTGATGATCAGCGCCGTTTCGCCGAGGACATCAAACAAAAATTAGATGCATCCGGCGCATTCAAAAGCCCCATCGTAACCGAAATTTCGGCGTTTAAGAAATTTTATTCCGCGGAAGATTATCATCAAAATTATTTCAATGATAACGGCAATGCGCCGTACTGCGCGTACGTGATCAAACCAAAACTGGAAAAATTCAGGAAGGTTTTTAAAGATAAGTTGAAATCGGAATAG
- a CDS encoding thioredoxin family protein: protein MMRIQIAGPGCINCTKLEDMCREAIHAYHVDAQIERITERQDYSRLGVFATPGLLINGHIISTGRMPAYLTVEKWIKSAEDWSS, encoded by the coding sequence ATGATGCGCATTCAGATTGCCGGACCGGGATGTATCAACTGCACCAAACTCGAAGATATGTGCCGTGAAGCGATACACGCTTATCACGTGGATGCTCAGATCGAACGCATTACCGAGAGGCAGGACTACAGCCGCCTTGGCGTTTTTGCGACGCCGGGCTTGCTCATCAATGGGCACATCATCAGCACCGGTCGCATGCCGGCTTATCTTACGGTCGAAAAATGGATCAAATCTGCGGAAGATTGGTCTTCTTAA
- a CDS encoding carboxymuconolactone decarboxylase family protein has translation MKTNKKKQIPKNYQNFVKDYPRVAKAYEELGDAVHHAGPLDTKTRALIKLAISAASRQEGAVHSHVRKALTAGASPEEMRHVIMLTLPTIGFPGMMAAMSWVNDIIGSK, from the coding sequence ATGAAAACGAATAAAAAAAAGCAGATCCCGAAAAATTATCAGAATTTTGTCAAAGACTATCCGCGTGTAGCTAAAGCGTATGAGGAACTTGGCGATGCCGTGCATCATGCCGGACCTCTGGATACCAAAACACGTGCACTGATCAAATTGGCTATTTCCGCAGCCAGTCGCCAAGAAGGCGCCGTCCATTCGCATGTGCGCAAAGCCCTTACAGCCGGCGCTTCACCGGAGGAAATGCGTCACGTAATCATGCTTACGCTTCCCACCATCGGATTTCCCGGTATGATGGCGGCGATGAGCTGGGTCAACGATATCATCGGTTCAAAATAG